In Mycobacterium sp. JS623, one genomic interval encodes:
- a CDS encoding SDR family NAD(P)-dependent oxidoreductase, translating to MNVTTKAVDWLVNPPRISDPGRLRAAVSGKTVLVTGASYGLGHATAIKLAAAGATVLAVARSADELNKLAASITGQGEHAVALPADLTDEAAVASLAERILEAHGPPDILVSNAGKSIRRPLDQQYGRLHDFDRTIGINYLGPIHLLLGLLPAMRQRGSGHIVNISSVGVRVPPGPRWGAYQASKGAFDMWLRSVAPELHADGVDVTSIYMALIHTRMTEPTESLRNVPGLYPDQAADIVARAIIKRPRTIAPWWVWPAELTTVFLRAPVERAAQVWYRRTRESDK from the coding sequence ATGAACGTGACGACCAAAGCCGTCGACTGGTTGGTCAACCCACCGCGAATATCGGATCCGGGACGACTCCGGGCCGCGGTGTCGGGCAAGACGGTGCTAGTCACCGGCGCCTCATACGGGCTGGGTCATGCCACGGCAATCAAGCTTGCCGCCGCCGGGGCAACGGTGTTGGCGGTCGCGCGGTCGGCGGACGAGCTCAACAAATTGGCCGCATCGATCACCGGGCAGGGCGAGCACGCCGTCGCATTACCCGCAGATCTCACCGATGAAGCCGCCGTCGCCTCGTTGGCGGAGCGCATTCTCGAGGCGCACGGTCCGCCGGACATCTTAGTGAGTAACGCAGGCAAATCGATTCGGCGACCGCTGGACCAGCAGTATGGCCGGCTTCACGACTTCGATCGCACGATCGGGATCAATTACCTCGGCCCAATCCATCTGTTGCTTGGGCTACTTCCGGCGATGCGGCAGCGCGGTAGCGGGCACATCGTGAACATCTCGAGCGTCGGTGTTCGGGTGCCCCCCGGTCCACGTTGGGGCGCATACCAAGCCTCCAAGGGGGCATTCGACATGTGGCTGCGCAGCGTTGCACCGGAGCTGCACGCCGACGGAGTGGACGTCACGTCGATCTATATGGCGTTGATCCACACCCGGATGACCGAGCCGACCGAAAGCCTGCGAAACGTGCCCGGCCTGTATCCCGATCAAGCCGCCGACATCGTCGCACGCGCAATCATCAAGCGGCCGAGGACCATCGCACCGTGGTGGGTGTGGCCGGCCGAGCTCACCACGGTCTTCCTCCGCGCACCCGTGGAGCGCGCGGCACAGGTCTGGTACCGCCGCACCCGGGAATCCGACAAATGA